Proteins encoded together in one Balaenoptera musculus isolate JJ_BM4_2016_0621 chromosome 6, mBalMus1.pri.v3, whole genome shotgun sequence window:
- the SEC16A gene encoding protein transport protein Sec16A isoform X1: MQPPPQAVPSGVVRPPPSGSPQSTFWSNSPYRRQANSNAPVAPIACPLQPVTDPFAFSRQALQNTSLGSASKSSPPVVQGPAPPLSLQRAGLPGPHTNAGDSSQGPCEPLPGPPLQPRSDASPFPGVLSPSAPPGPEVSRRVEVAPGPEPEVQTPPYPPQYIPGVGPDSCRVGHPQANTPRPDRPLSRPSPHDGTAAPAAPPFLPQPRQQTPGQWGPVQGGPQPSGQHYRPCPEGPVQNTVCHASSAAHFPAPSNPRQGPGHEQHGPLVSLPGPSASDARNEAVYLQSGNHSANSFDPENAFRQNSRVGNARAGQEFRLSPGVNREQLSDLALINPFAQGNSPESHSHNSLGAGSSWTLPEAGSGALSMFFKGGETENEENLTSEKAVSAGQSDFDGFSPGPGLGQPPAHMGAGGVYQAFLKGSSSEPMQQGGDPQPYFSQSAGIRHDKATTNAAAVDMWGDTARAGTHGAGGPQYENVENLEFIQNQEVLPSEPLSADPSSPSAQLRYGPLPGPAVPRLSAVGHAGGGGPNLEAPDATAHPARSESVSSSYSSQSQRGLPSAARPHDSGGTFIQQEVGKPEDEAPGRFFKQVDSSPVGGETDESTVSQNYRGSLPQPLAPSPPKPTGIFQTSANSSFEPVKSHFTGVKPVEADRANVVGEVRGPSAHQKQRRAAAAAPDASPGNLEQPPDNMETLFLPRVCVPPLTTPTEASSGLLHATGPPLEAVLPAPEKRPLTRAQGAVKCESPATTLWAQNELPDFGGNVLLAPAAPALHVPAKPQPSEVIQPPDEGVCGQQSRQPGPGPAVQSGDGIGASENLENPPQMGEEEALPSQAGPGYATLLSSPPTESLQNQPVLVAQPDQSYNLVQPVNFSVSSLNPNEKNQSWRDSLVGDKPTVSSQAAGGDSGENAPLSGTPAAALICSPLPNRLAQSNFPQVCGASEMVSSQPANLLVQPPSHPVPKNLLPESQKSHNAESILPELVTSPGGSTGVMLVPPVNSTSVPDSNTASHSSSRGEALGALGFTCSRGLENPVGVYSPAQAESLASCQQAVSSHRPRGPGAHSPDRFYQQVTTDAQDQHGPERAQQEPAPPPPHPPPQGPRAALPEPSNPAGPPAQGQPPNPTQPSASPAPADVGQQLPPRPPRSSSMSVASTSSSQAAARSDQQWLQQPPPPDLASYYYYRSLYDGHQPPYPSPFPLDPGTAPHYYQDVYGLYEPRYRPYDGAAAASAESYRYPELERPSSRASHCSDRPAARQGYPEGYYNSKSGWSSQSDYYANYYSSQYDYGDPGHWDRYQYGSRSRDPRTYDRRCWYDAEYDPYRKESYAYGDRPEKYDDHWRYDPRFTGSFDDEPEPHGDPYGEEADRRSEHSERSVQSLRSSFSSRSRQSQVYRGHNVTAGPYEAPPPPGSFHGDYAYGPYGGDFHGTPGFPEYGYPSEAGWPSVEQAPSRPTSPEKFSVPHICARFGPGGQLIKVIPNLPSEGQPALVEIHSMETLLQHTPEQEEMRAFPGPLGKDDTHKVDVINFAQSKATNCLQDENLIDKESASLLWSFIVLLCRQNGTVVGTDIAELLLRDHRTVWLPGKSPSEANLIDFTHEPAAQVEEESGEAQLSFLTDSQAATTLEKDTERFRELLLYGRKKDALESAMKNGLWGHALLLASKMDSRTHARVMTRFANSLPINDPLQTVYQLMSGRMPAASTCCGDEKWGDWRPHLAMVLSNLNNNVDVEARTMATMGDTLASRGLLDAAHFCYLVAQVGFGVYTKKTTKLVLIGSNHSLPFLKFATNEAIQRTEAYEYAQSLGAQTCSLPSFQVFKFIYCCRLAEMGLATQAFHYCEVIARSVLAQPHRHSPVLLSQLLQVASQLRLFDPQLKEKPEEEAAAEPAWLVQLRLVEQWVKEGTAAWSLDRAFPQRCPSSPRSEVGPCDGPAPAQPASLGTDNPLLAPPVPGAEHVGQDVRLLPSAPLTLPDGQPAFPARVLVFPAPPPAGPVEPGPGCGPPGAALGFQEPSGPDPVAPYPGPGLPSGAPSLQETEHLLPEARSQDAGMMPQEAPGRNALSELGEEDFGGRFANVGSSRTSQGSESSPGGGSAGSGALQPPPPLPLTPAPDVRRPVQAAKETKEPKKSSESWFSRWLPVKKRTEAYLPDDKNKSIVWDEKKNRWVDTNEPEEEKKAPPPPPTSLPKALQAAQPGPGGPPRPAVNMYSRKAARARARYVDVLNPGGPQRSEPALAPADFFAPLAPLPIPAHLFGPNPDAEEAPPAEGAGREGQAPTGGPAKPEPTSEPKVLSSAASLPGPERPPSGADGSQGGELSRCSSLSSLSREVSQHFHQAPGAHAPAGGPPGAAVPFYNPAQFAQASAASGSSRMGRIGQRKYPAY, from the exons ATGCAGCCTCCACCCCAGGCTGTCCCGTCGGGCGTGGTACGGCCGCCCCCGTCCGGGAGTCCTCAGAGCACGTTCTGGTCCAACAGCCCGTACAGAAGACAGGCCAACAGTAATGCACCGGTGGCCCCGATCGCCTGCCCACTGCAGCCGGTGACGGACCCGTTTGCTTTTAGTAGACAGGCGCTCCAAAATACATCACTGGGCAGTGCGTCTAAAAGCAGCCCACCCGTTGTGCAAGGCCCAGCCCCACCGTTGTCTCTTCAGCGTGCTGGTCTGCCTGGGCCACACACAAATGCCGGGGATAGCTCCCAAGGACCCTGCGAGCCTCTGCCGGGCCCTCCGTTGCAGCCCAGGTCAGATGCCAGCCCGTTTCCCGGCGTGCTGAGCCCCTCGGCACCACCTGGGCCCGAGGTGAGCAGGAGAGTCGAGGTCGCTCCCGGCCCGGAGCCTGAAGTTCAGACGCCGCCGTATCCTCCTCAGTACATTCCAGGAGTGGGTCCTGACAGCTGTCGTGTCGGCCATCCACAGGCGAACACGCCACGGCCCGACAGACCCCTGAGCCGGCCGAGCCCGCACGACGGCACCGCGGCACCAGCGGCGccccctttccttcctcagcCTCGTCAGCAAACGCCCGGGCAGTGGGGGCCGGTGCAGGGAGGCCCGCAGCCCTCGGGGCAGCATTACCGGCCCTGCCCAGAGGGACCTGTGCAGAACACGGTGTGCCACGCCTCCAGCGCTGCCCACTTTCCCGCTCCGTCCAACCCGCGTCAGGGTCCTGGCCACGAGCAACACGGCCCCCTGGTGTCTTTACCGGGACCCTCGGCCAGTGACGCGAGAAATGAGGCAGTCTACCTGCAAAGTGGAAACCACTCAGCAAATAGCTTTGATCCAGAAAATGCATTCAGGCAGAATTCCAGAGTTGGGAACGCTCGGGCGGGCCAGGAGTTCAGGTTGAGTCCAGGAGTGAATAGAGAGCAGTTGTCAGACCTGGCTCTCATTAACCCCTTCGCTCAGGGAAACAGCCCAGAAAGCCACTCGCACAACTCCCTGGGTGCCGGGAGCAGCTGGACCCTGCCGGAAGCGGGCTCGGGAGCGCTCTCCATGTTTTTCaaaggaggagagacagagaacgAAGAGAACCTCACATCGGAAAAAGCGGTCTCTGCCGGTCAGTCTGACTTTGATGGTTTCTCCCCCGGCCCGGGCCTCGGCCAGCCTCCCGCACACATGGGGGCAGGAGGCGTTTATCAGGCCTTTCTCAAAGGTTCCAGCAGTGAGCCCATGCAGCAGGGAGGAGACCCACAGCCTTATTTTTCTCAGTCTGCAGGCATCCGACACGACAAAGCAACCACTAACGCTGCCGCTGTTGACATGTGGGGTGACACGGCACGTGCGGGGACTCACGGTGCTGGGGGCCCGCAGTACGAGAACGTCGAGAACTTAGAGTTCATTCAGAACCAGGAAGTTCTGCCAAGTGAGCCCCTAAGCGCAGACCCTTCCTCCCCAAGTGCTCAGCTCAGATACGGGCCCCTTCCCGGGCCGGCTGTCCCCAGGCTCAGTGCCGTGGGCCACGCTGGAGGCGGGGGCCCTAATCTCGAGGCCCCAGATGCGACGGCGCACCCTGCGCGGTCCGAGAGCGTGTCTTCCAGTTACAGCAGCCAGAGCCAGCGGGGTCTTCCCAGTGCAGCCAGGCCCCACGACTCGGGGGGCACGTTCATTCAGCAGGAAGTTGGAAAACCTGAAGATGAGGCTCCGGGGAGGTTTTTTAAGCAGGTCGATTCCTCTCCTGTGGGAGGCGAGACAGACGAGAGCaccgtgagccagaactaccgTGGCAGCCTGCCCCAGCCCTTGGCCCCGAGCCCCCCAAAACCTACGGGAATATTTCAGACGAGTGCAAATAGTTCTTTTGAACCAGTGAAATCGCACTTCACTGGAGTAAAGCCAGTCGAGGCAGACCGTGCCAACGTGGTGGGCGAGGTGAGGGGGCCCAGCGCCCACCAGAAGCAGCGCAGAGCAGCCGCTGCTGCGCCCGACGCCTCCCCTGGCAACCTGGAGCAGCCCCCCGACAACATGGAGACCCTCTTCCTGCCCCGGGTCTGTGTTCCACCTCTCACCACACCCACAGAGGCCAGTTCCGGGCTTCTGCACGCCACGGGGCCGCCCTTGGAAGCTGTGCTCCCCGCGCCTGAGAAGAGGCCCTTGACCAGGGCGCAGGGGGCTGTGAAGTGTGAGAGCCCAGCCACGACTTTGTGGGCGCAGAACGAGCTGCCAGATTTTGGAGGCAATGTCCTCCTAGCCCCAGCTGCTCCCGCACTTCACGTGCCCGCGAAACCTCAGCCATCTGAAGTGATCCAGCCTCCGGATGAGGGGGTGTGTGGCCAGCAGTCCCGGCAGCCGGGCCCCGGCCCCGCCGTGCAGAGCGGGGACGGCATTGGTGCTTCCGAGAATCTCGAGAATCCTCCCCAAATGGGCGAAGAGGAGGCCCTCCCGTCCCAGGCGGGTCCCGGTTATGCCACTCTGCTGTCCTCCCCACCCACCGAGTCTTTGCAGAATCAGCCGGTCTTGGTCGCCCAGCCTGATCAAAGCTATAATTTGGTTCAGCCGGTTAATTTTTCTGTGTCCTCGTTGAATCCTAATGAGAAGAATCAGTCCTGGAGAGATTCTTTGGTGGGAGATAAGCCCACAGTAAGCAGCCAGGCTGCTGGGGGTGATTCTGGAGAAAACGCTCCTTTGTCTGGGACTCCAGCTGCCGCTCTCATCTGCTCGCCTCTGCCTAACCGTCTTGCCCAGAGTAATTTCCCACAAGTTTGTGGTGCCTCTGAAATGGTTTCTAGTCAACCTGCTAATTTGCTGGTTCAACCACCGTCTCATCCAGTTCCGAAGAACTTACTTCCGGAAAGTCAAAAGAGTCATAACGCAGAGAGCATTCTTCCCGAGCTAGTTACCAGCCCTGGTGGAAGCACAGGCGTGATGTTAGTGCCACCTGTGAACAGTACGTCAGTACCTGATAGTAATACGGCAAGTCACTCCAGCAGTCGGGGTGAAGCTTTGGGAGCCCTCGGCTTTACATGCAGTCGGGGTCTGGAAAATCCTGTAGGGGTGTATAGCCCGGCCCAGGCTGAGAGCCTAGCTTCTTGTCAGCAAGCCGTCTCCAGTCACAGACCGCGTGGGCCTGGGGCGCATAGCCCAGACCGTTTCTACCAACAGGTGACGACAGATGCTCAGGACCAGCACGGCCCAGAGAGAGCCCAGCAGGAGCCggcgcctccccctccccatccccctccccaggggCCCAGAGCAGCCCTTCCAGAGCCTTCAAACCCAGCAGGTCCACCAGCGCAAGGACAGCCCCCAAACCCAACCCAGCCGTCTGCAAGTCCGGCTCCAGCTGACGTGGGCCAGCAGCTGCCGCCTCGACCACCTCGGTCCTCCAGCATGTCCGTCGCGTCTACCAGCTCAAGCCAGGCGGCCGCGCGGTCTGACCAGCAGTGGCTGCAGCAGCCGCCGCCTCCAGACTTGGCGTCCTACTACTATTACAGGTCCCTGTACGATGGCCACCAGCCCCCGTACCCCTCACCGTTCCCGCTGGATCCTGGCACCGCCCCCCACTATTACCAG GACGTCTACGGCCTCTATGAGCCCAGATACAGGCCCTACGACGGTGCAGCCGCCGCCTCCGCAGAGAGCTACCGCTACCCCGAGCTCGAGCGGCCCAGCTCCCGGGCGAGTCACTGCTCGGACCGGCCGGCTGCCAG gCAAGGGTATCCTGAAGGTTACTATAATTCCAAAAGTGGATGGAGCAGTCAGAGTGACTACTATGCAAATTATTATTCCAGCCAGTACGATTATGGAG ATCCAGGTCACTGGGACCGGTACCAGTATGGTTCTCGGTCCAGGGACCCCCGCACCTACGACCGGAGGTGCTGGTACGATGCTGAGTACGACCCGTACAGGAAGGAAAGCTACGCTTACGGGGACAG GCCTGAGAAATACGACGACCACTGGCGGTACGACCCCCGCTTCACCGGGAGTTTTGACGACGAGCCTGAGCCCCACGGGGACCCTTACGGGGAGGAGGCGGACCGGCGGAGCGAGCACAGCGAGCGCTCAGTGCAGAGCCTGCGCAGCAGCTTCAGCTCCCGCTCCCGCCAG AGTCAGGTGTACAGAGGTCACAACGTGACTGCTGGGCCCTACGAGGCGCCCCCTCCACCGGGCTCCTTCCACGGCGATTACGCCTACGGCCCCTACGGCGGCGATTTCCACGGCACCCCAGGCTTCCCGGAGTACGGCTACCCTTCTGAGGCCGGCTGGCCCTCCGTGGAGCAAG cTCCATCGAGACCAACTTCTCCTGAGAAATTCTCAGTGCCTCATATCTGTGCCAGGTTTGGTCCTGGGGGTCAGCTCATCAAAGTGATTCCAAATCTGCCTTCAGAAGGACAGCCTGCGTTGGTTGAAATTCACAGCATGGAG ACCTTGCTGCAGCACACGCCGGAGCAGGAGGAGATGCGGGCGTTCCCGGGGCCTCTTGGCAA AGATGACACCCATAAAGTGGATGTTATTAATTTTGCACAGAGCAAAGCTACAAACTGTTTACAGGATGAAAATTTAATTGACAAAGAGTCCGCGAGTCTTCTTTGGAGCTTTATTGTTCTGTTATGCAGACAGAACGGG ACCGTGGTGGGCACAGACATCGCGGAACTCTTGTTACGAGACCACCGAACCGTGTGGCTTCCTGGGAAGTCACCCAGTGAGGCCAACCTGATTGATTTCACTCACGAGCCTGCGGCACAAGTGGAGGAGGAGTCCGGGGAGGCCCAGCTCTCGTTCCTCACCGACAGTCAGGCCGCCACCACCCTTGAAAAAGACACGGAGCGGTTCCGAGAGCTGCTGCTCTACGGCCGGAAGAAG GATGCTTTAGAGTCCGCGATGAAGAACGGCTTGTGGGGTCACGCCCTGTTACTTGCCAGCAAGATGGACAGCCGGACACACGCCAGAGTCATGACCAG GTTCGCCAACAGCCTTCCGATCAACGACCCTCTGCAGACGGTCTACCAGCTGATGTCCGGGCGGATGCCAGCCGCGTCCACG TGTTGTGGAGACGAGAAGTGGGGAGACTGGCGGCCACACCTGGCCATGGTTTTGTCCAACCTGAACAACAACGTGGACGTGGAAGCCCGGACGATGGCCACGATGGGGGACACTCTGG CCTCGAGAGGACTCCTTGATGCTGCACACTTCTGCTACCTCGTGGCCCAGGTTGGATTTGGGGTTTATACCAAGAAAACCACAAAGCTTGTTTTAATTGGATCAAACCACAG TTTGCCGTTTTTGAAGTTCGCGACCAACGAAGCTATTCAGAGGACAGAAGCCTACGAGTACGCTCAGTCCCTGGGGGCGCAGACCTGCTCCTTACCCAGCTTCCAG GTGTTTAAGTTCATCTACTGCTGCCGCCTGGCTGAGATGGGGCTTGCCACGCAGGCCTTCCACTACTGCGAGGTGATCGCCAGGAGCGTCCTGGCGCAGCCCCACAGACACTCGCCGGTGCTGCTCAGCCAGCTGCTTCAG GTCGCCTCCCAGTTGCGCCTCTTTGACCCTCAGCTGAAGGAGAAGCCGGAGGAGGAGGCCGCTGCGGAGCCTGCCTGGCTGGTCCAGCTGCGGCTCGTCGAGCAGTGGGTCAAG GAGGGCACCGCGGCGTGGAGTCTGGACAGAGCCTTCCCCCAGCGCTGTCCCAGCTCGCCGCGCTCCGAGGTGGGGCCGTGTGACGGCCCAGCGCCCGCCCAGCCGGCGAGCCTGGGCACCGACAACCCGCTGCTGGCGCCGCCTGTGCCCGGCGCTGAGCACGTGGGCCAGGACGTGCGGCTGCTGCCCTCAG CTCCACTGACGCTCCCCGATGGTCAGCCGGCCTTCCCCGCCAGGGTGCTGGTGTTCCCAGCGCCACCGCCGGCGGGCCCTGTCGAGCCGGGACCTGGCTGTGGACCCCCAGGGGCTGCACTTGGCTTTCAAGAGCCCTCTGGGCCTGATCCTGTGGCTCCGTACCCAGGGCCTGGCCTGCCGTCTGGTGCACCATCTCTACAAGAGACTGAACATCTGCTCCCGGAGGCCAGGAGCCAGGACGCAG GAATGATGCCACAAGAGGCACCCGGCAGAAACGCGCTGTCGGAGCTAGGAGAAGAGGATTTTGGTGGAAGATTTGCTAATGTG GGCTCCTCAAGGACGTCACAGGGCTCCGAGTCATCTCCGGGCGGGGGGAGCGCTGGCTCAGGGGCCCTGCAGCCGCCTCCGCCTCTGCCTCTGACGCCTGCGCCCGACGTGAGGAGACCTGTCCAGGCAGCCAAGGAGACCAAGGAGCCTAAGAAG AGCAGCGAGTCCTGGTTCTCTCGTTGGCTGCCTGTGAAGAAGAGGACAGAAGCTTACTTGCCAGACGACAAGAACAAATCG ATCGTCTGGGATGAAAAGAAGAACCGCTGGGTGGACACGAACGAGCCGGAGGAGGAG AAGAAGGCTCCGCCCCCACCTCCAACATCCCTTCCCAAGGCTCTGCAAGCCGCCCAGCCTGGCCCTGGAGGGCCCCCCAGACCCGCTGTGAACATGTATTCTAGAAAAGCAG CCCGAGCCCGAGCGCGCTACGTGGACGTCTTGAACCCGGGGGGCCCCCAGCGGAGCGAGCCAGCCCTTGCCCCCGCGGACTTCTTTGCGCCACTGGCCCCACTTCCGATTCCCGCACACCTGTTCGGACCAAACCCAG ATGCAGAGGAAGCACCGCCCGCCGAGGGGGCTGGCAGGGAAGGGCAGGCACCGACGGGGGGGCCAGCCAAGCCAGAGCCCACCTCGGAGCCCAAG GTGCTCAGTTCTGCGGCGTCGCTCCCTGGACCTGAGCGCCCACCCTCCGGAGCGGACGGTTCCCAGGGAGGAGAG CTTTCGCGCTGTAGTTCACTGAGCTCGTTATCACGTGAAGTGAGCCAGCATTTTCACCAG GCTCCCGGCGCTCACGCCCCTGCAGGGGGCCCTCCCGGGGCAGCGGTGCCCTTCTACAACCCTGCTCAGTTTGCACAA GCCTCTGCTGCCTCGGGAAGTTCAAGGATGGGAAGGATTGGCCAGAGGAAGTACCCAGCATATTGA